TCGTTAAATTTGAAATTGAATTTTCGGGAATTTGCGAGTTTTTAATCTCGCCTGAGAGAGTAAAATAAATTACTAACCGTATAAAGTTAAGAACCATCAAAACTGTACCAACAATAGCTCCAACGCCAATTTCTTTTAAAAGGACTTTGGAAAAAAAGTTAGAACGATTAATTTCTTTTAGTGAAATCGAGCGGACAATTGTTGTTGCTGATTGGGAGCCAGCATTTCCGGCCGATCCAGAAATTACCGGAATCATTGAGACAATTGTGGTAATAAAAGATGAAAGACCAATTGATTTAATTGAATCATTTTCGCTAATTGCATCAGTGAATTTTTGAATAATAAATTGTGACAAAGTTGAACCAAACATTAAAATTATTAGTCAAAAAACACGTGATTTAACAATTTGGATTATTGTGGTTTTAAGATAGGAATCTTCAACTTCTTGTGGTAAAATTCCGGCTAATTTATAAATATCACTTGTTGCTTCTTGTTTAACAATATCAATAATATCATCACTTGTAACCATCCCAATTAATCTTTGGGCGGTGTTTACAACCGGTAAAACCGAAAAATCATTTTTAGCAAAAACTTCAGCGGCATCCTCTTTTTTGTCAGTTGTTACTAAAAAAGGAACTTGAAAAACTATTTTTCCAATATTTAAATTAGGATCAGAAAAAACTATATCTTCAAGTGTGGCAGCGCCAATCATTTTTTTTTGCGAATCAACAACATAATAATAATGCACAAGTTCAGAAATGTCTTTATATTTACGGATTTTTTCAAGCGCTTGGGCACAAGTTAATTCATTTGAAAGATAAACAATATCAACCGACATAAAAGAACCAATTTGATTTGAATTATATTGTAAAAGTTGGTTAACTCGTTTTCTTGTATCTGGATCAATATTGCGCAAAATTCGTTTGGCAACATTGTCAGGAACTTCATCTAAAAGCTCGACAATTTCATCAGCATAAAGTTCATCAAGAAGTTGATCCATCATTTCATTTGGCAAACTGATGACTAATTCTGATTGAATTTCAGGTGAAAAAAAGGTAAAAATTTCGCCGGCAGTAACGGTGTCTAACATTCTAAAAAATAAAAGACGCTGAAACTGACTAAATTTAGATACTTCTTCAGCTACTTCTGAAAGTGGTTTTTGGTTTGTGTATTCACGGACTTGATTAATTTTTTTATTATTTACTAAATCAATTAACAAAGAACTTTTTGGTTCAAAATTTTGCATTAAATATTATTTTTTAGCAGTATTTGTTTGACTTGAATTTAGTTCTTTTGTTAAAACTTCAGTAAAAGTTTCAAGATTTGTAACCTTAAAAAAATTTGCATCACGAACAATCACAACCTCACCACTTTGTTCTGAAACAACAACTGTTATTGAATCAGAAACCTCAGAAATACCTAAAGCAGCCCGGTGTCGGGCGCCATATCGGTCTTCAAGTGTTGATTCAGAAACCGAAAAATATGTTGAGGCATACAAAATTCGGTCATCAACAATAATAACTGCCCCATCATGCAA
The DNA window shown above is from Mesomycoplasma ovipneumoniae and carries:
- the mgtE gene encoding magnesium transporter, whose amino-acid sequence is MQNFEPKSSLLIDLVNNKKINQVREYTNQKPLSEVAEEVSKFSQFQRLLFFRMLDTVTAGEIFTFFSPEIQSELVISLPNEMMDQLLDELYADEIVELLDEVPDNVAKRILRNIDPDTRKRVNQLLQYNSNQIGSFMSVDIVYLSNELTCAQALEKIRKYKDISELVHYYYVVDSQKKMIGAATLEDIVFSDPNLNIGKIVFQVPFLVTTDKKEDAAEVFAKNDFSVLPVVNTAQRLIGMVTSDDIIDIVKQEATSDIYKLAGILPQEVEDSYLKTTIIQIVKSRVFWLIILMFGSTLSQFIIQKFTDAISENDSIKSIGLSSFITTIVSMIPVISGSAGNAGSQSATTIVRSISLKEINRSNFFSKVLLKEIGVGAIVGTVLMVLNFIRLVIYFTLSGEIKNSQIPENSISNLTIRDYVLIISFASSFSLLTVIIFSKILGAIIPMIAKATKRDPAVMSAPILATVTDSISTLIFFGVTIIIFLLL